The Alosa alosa isolate M-15738 ecotype Scorff River chromosome 9, AALO_Geno_1.1, whole genome shotgun sequence genome includes a region encoding these proteins:
- the LOC125300280 gene encoding uncharacterized protein LOC125300280 produces the protein MDHTISTIPMPKRALVFGVKNTEAHKQFPVTDQRQSSLSSLSGAVMPGLTGSQVSSHSRPRLSSQSSVSSDENDNSATNTSITDKNSSTSRVPKHTPSTPPIQIQGTIGGVSMDHTISTIPLPKRALVFGVKNTEAHKQVPVTDQRQSSLSSLSGAVVLPGLTGSQVSSHSRPRLSSQSSVSSDENDNSATNTSITDKNSSMPSPPKHAAPPPPIQIQGTIGGVSMDHTISTIPLPKRALVFGVKNTEAHKQVPGLIGSQVSSHSRPRLSSQSSVSSDENDNSATNTSITDKNSSTSRVPKYTAPPPPIQIQGTIGGVSMDHTISTIPMPKRALVFGVKNTEADMQFPVTDQRQSNYLGRTDINDKKSDLFEPPGHPPPSPPSQLGGKMKGFYLDQIPLPKRVLAFGVKDSVDHVQRYQPSLTSRIDSPGALQRISSTDLDTRLKGTTYQEQQAYFPRGRAIDGFGVSSQTSTTSSGRSSLSGLGGAIPYHSAHTFRSVSTGSTAITRTTTVSSDISDVPIIQPRRALRFGIKKDEDQV, from the exons ATGGACCATACCATTTCTACAATACCGATGCCTAAAAGAGCTCTGGTCTTTGGAGTTAAAAATACAGAGGCTCACAAGCAATTTCCAGTGACAGATCAGAGGCAGTCCAGTTTGAGTTCCTTATCTGGAGCTGTTATGCCGGGTCTTACTGGTTCTCAAGTGTCCAGTCATTCTAGACCGAGACTCTCATCCCAAAGCTCTGTCAGCTCAGATGAAAATGATAACTCTGCCACCAACACTAGCATTACTGACAAGAACAGCAGCACGTCTAGAGTTCCtaaacacacaccatccactCCACCAATCCAGATACAGGGAACAATAGGAGGTGTTTCCATGGACCATACCATTTCTACAATACCGCTGCCTAAAAGAGCTCTG GTCTTTGGAGTTAAAAATACAGAGGCTCACAAGCAAGTTCCAGTGACCGATCAGAGGCAGTCCAGTTTGAGTTCCTTATCTGGAGCTGTTGTTTTGCCAGGTCTTACTGGTTCTCAAGTGTCCAGTCATTCCAGACCGAGACTCTCATCCCAAAGCTCAGTTAGCTCAGATGAAAATGATAACTCTGCCACCAACACTAGCATTACTGACAAGAACAGCAGCATGCCCAGTCCTCCTAAACACGCCGCACCTCCTCCACCAATCCAGATACAGGGAACAATAGGAGGAGTTTCCATGGACCATACCATTTCTACAATACCGCTACCTAAAAGAGCTCTGGTCTTTGGAGTTAAAAATACGGAGGCTCACAAGCAAGTTCCAGGTCTTATTGGTTCTCAAGTGTCCAGTCATTCCAGACCGAGACTCTCATCCCAAAGCTCAGTTAGCTCAGATGAAAATGATAACTCTGCCACCAACACTAGCATTACTGACAAGAACAGCAGCACGTCTAGAGTTCCTAAATACACAGCACCTCCTCCACCAATCCAGATACAGGGAACAATAGGAGGAGTTTCCATGGACCATACCATTTCTACAATACCGATGCCTAAAAGAGCTCTGGTCTTTGGAGTTAAAAATACAGAGGCTGACATGCAATTTCCAGTGACAGATCAGAGGCAGTCCA ATTACCTGGGCAGAACTGACATTAATGACAAAAAGAGTGACCTGTTTGAGCCTCCTGGTCACCCTCCCCCATCTCCACCATCTCAGCTAGGGGGAAAGATGAAAGGATTCTACTTGGACCAAATACCGCTGCCTAAAAGAGTTCTTGCCTTTGGGGTGAAGGACAGTGTGGATCACGTGCAA AGATACCAGCCATCTCTGACCAGTCGAATAGATTCCCCAGGAGCACTGCAGCGCATTTCCAGCACAGATCTTGATACCAGGCTTAAAGGGACCACATACCAGGAACAGCAGGCATATTTTCCCAGAGGAAGAGCCATAGATGGGTTTGGTGTCTCTTCTCAGACATCTACTACTTCTTCAGGTCGGTCCTCCTTGTCTGGCCTTGGAGGGGCAATCCCATACCACTCGGCCCACACCTTCCGCAGTGTGTCCACAGGAAGCACGGCCATAACAAGAACCACTACCGTGTCCTCAGATATCTCTGATGTACCCATTATACAGCCCAGGCGTGCCCTTCGGTTTGGCATAAAGAAAGACGAAGATCAAGTGTGA